CCTTCGCCGGCATGATCCCGTATCAGGTTCAAAGGGTCGAGGCCGTGCGGCCTCCTCTCAGCCCGCCTGTGCGGACTCCCCTGCGTGATGGAACTCCCGTTTGAAATTATAATCCCTGCGGCGCCCGCGTCAAGCGCGCAGCATTTCTTCCAGACGGCCGTCCTGCCACAGCGCGACGAGCGTGCCGTGGGCGACAGCCACCGAGCTTTCTCGGCCGGTGAATTCGTTGCTGACGGCGAGGGCGACGGAACTTTCCAGCACGGCGTCCGTCAGTTCGTATTTGAGGCCCCGCAGCGTGACGCCGCAAGCCGGCTCGCTCAGGCAGAACAGCGAGAGGTAGCCGCGATGCGCGGCGCTGAAGCGCAGCTCGCCGTCGGTCAGCGCTGTGGCGGTCTCGTTTTCTCCGGCCAAAAAGCCGCGCGCGCCGCGGCGCGAAAGGTACATCAGCGTCTGCAGGTTGGCGAGCGTGTGCGCCAGTCGACCGCCAAGTCCCCCCAGCAGGACGAAACGCTCGCAGCCGCGCGCCAGTCCTTCCTTGACGGCGAGCGCCATGTCGGTGTCGTCCTTGACGGGAGCGCAGCGCACGACGTTGCGGTGTTCGGGCACATAACCCAGCGAGTCGAAGTCGCCCAGCACCATGTCGATTGGCGCGCCGCGGCGGCGCAGCGATTCATAGCCGCCGTCGGCCGCGATCACATAATCGCCGGGCAGCGGCGCGAAAGCGGGGGCGTAGAACTCGCCGGCTCCCGCGATCCAGCAGACGGACTTATTCATGGACGGGCGGCGTCTGATCGCCGGGGGTCGCCTTCCGGGCGGCTTCGCGCTTCTCTTTCTGCTTGGCGTAGAAGTCGCCGTAGAGCTTTTTGTACACTTCGTAGTTGCCGAGGACTTTTTTGACGTAATCGTTGGTCTCGCGGAAGGGAACTCCTTCCATCCAGGCGTCCTGTTCCCAGCCGCCGCGCTCGGCGTTCCACTTGTTCACGTTGCCGCCACCGGCGTTGTAGGCCGATACGGCCCAGTCGAGGCGCTTGAAGCGGGCGATCAGGCCGCCGATGTGCGACGCGCCCATGGCGATGTTGTCGGAGGGATTGTAGGAGCTGTACTTTTTCAGGCCGATCTTTTTGGCTTCGCCGGCCGCCGTGGCCGGCATGAGCTGCATCAGGCCGGCCGCGCCCACCCAGCTGGTGGCGCGGGGATCGAACGAGCTTTCCTGCTTCATGATCGACCAAATCAGGAGCGGATCGACGCCGAACTTTTCGGCCTGCGCCTCGACGGCGGCGCGGTAGGGACGCGGGTAGACGAGCTCCAGCAGGGAGCGGGGGATCTCGCGGCCTTTCAGTTTGCTCTCGATGGCGCCGTGCAGGTCGGCGTACGCCTGCCCCTCGAGGCCGAGCCAGCGGGCCAGCTGGGAGCGGCGCATCCGGCTGGGCAGATCGTTTCTGCCGGTCAGCAGCATGCGGGCGTGGGTCATGAAGCCCCAGCGTTCCAGTTCGCTCGCGGGCGCGGGGGCGAGGTCCTTCGGCAGCGGCGCGTCGGCGATTTTGAGCGAGCCGCCGTCGAAGGCCATAAAGCTGTAGATGCTCAGGGCGTGGTCGTCTCCCAGTTCTTTCTCGTATTTTTCCGCTTCGCCGGCGCGCCCCAGATCGTTCAGCGCTCTGACGTGCCAGTAGAGCAGGCGGGCGGCGCTCAGGTCGCCGGGGTGAGCGGCCGAAAGTTTCCAGTTTTTCAGCGCCGTCTCGTAATCTTTGCGGCAGAAAGCGTCCCAGCCTTTGCCCCAGATCAGCGCGTTCGCGCGCGTCCCGTCGGGAAAGCGTTCGATGTAGTCGTCGCGCGCTTCCTCGGCTTTGCTCCAGCGGCTGGTGGCCAGCGAATAGAGCGCCGACGCGGCGCGGAACGCGTCTTTGTCGCCGGAGGCCTTGAGCAGGGCGGCCAGCGCCGCTTTTTCCGCCGGGCCGCCGATCATCAGCGACAGGCGCGAGAGCGAGCGGGGCACGTAATCGCCGTCTTTTTTGAAAACGAGCTTCTCGAAAAGCGGCGCGGCCAGCGGCGGCTTCCCCAGGCGCTGCCAGCACATGGCCAGATAATAAGTCCCCGACTCGCCGTAAGCGCCGCCCCATTTGAGCTGACTCAGGAACTTGACGCCGTCCTGATAACGGCCGTCGAGGTAGGCGGCGTAGCCGAGGCGATAGCTGCGCTGCAGCGACGAAGGCGCTTTTGCGGCGATCTTGAGCGCGGCGGCATTGCGCGGCTCCAGTTTGAGCAGGCGCAGCGCGTCGGCGGACTTCATGCGCCCGAGCTTGGCCAGCTCGCTCAGCATCTCCGCTTCCTGGTCGTCGCTGCTGGTCGCGTCGGCCATGCGCCGCAGCCACTTTTCCTTCTCGTCGACGTTCTCGGTGAGGCGGAAGAGCAGATACATGGCGTAGTAGCGCGCCAGCCGCGGCGTGGATTTTGCCTGATAGAGCGCCAGCCCGGCCTGATAGGCTTCCCGGGGCCGTTCGGTGCGTTCCAGTGCCAGAGCTGTGAGCAGGCTCGCATAGGGGACGACGCTTTTGGGATAGCGGCTGCCGATCTGTTCCATCACTTCCAGAGCGTCACCCCAGCGTGACTGATACCAAAGCGCGTTCGCCGCCAGCGACAGGGCGCGCGGCGAAAGTTTTTCCCGTTGTTCGAGCAGCGTTTCGATGGACTTCCAGTTGCGGCTCAAGAAGAATTTCTCCGCGGCCTGTTCTTCGGGGGAAGGCTGCTGCGCCGCCGCCGTCAGCGGCGGGACTGTCAGGATCAGAAACGTCAGCAGCGTCCGGATGATTTTTTTCATGGTCAAACCTCCTGTTCGTCTTCGAAACGAGAGCGCGGTTTCGAAGATCCTTTATTATAATACATGAAGACCGGCGGGGCTGTCATAAAACGTCCCGATCCATTATAATCGGTGCGGAATCCCCGCTGAAGGAGGGATGAACGTTTCATGATTTCAAAAGGCCTGATGGAATTGATTTTTTCCGCTTCGAGCATCGAACGCTGGAACGACCATCCGCGCACGGCCCAGTTCACCGAGATCGACAAGCAGGCGCACAAGGCGATGATCGCCTATTTCATCGCCCGCGCCGAGGAGGACCGCGGCCGCGCCGTCGACTGGAACCGGCTTATCGCCAACGGCGCGTTCAGTTTTTTGCACCGCGTGCTCGTCACCGACATCAAGCCGCCCGTCTTTCACCGCCTCATGCAGGACCGCGCGCAGCAGCGTCAGCTCAACGATTGGGTCTACGCCCAGCTCGAGCCGCTGTTGTCGCCGCTCGGTTATCCGCTGTGCGAGCAGTGCCGCGCCTATCTCGGATCGGTCCCCGACAGCCTCGAAGACCGTATCCTCGGCGCCGCGCACTACGTCGCCACGCGCTGGGAGTTTGGCTTCATCTACTATTGGAGCAAGCCGCTGTACGGCATCGAAAAGACGCGTGAAGAGATCATGGGCGAGATCGAAAAATACCGCGATCTGGCCGCGGTGGGCGACATCCTTTCGTCGGAGCACAGCGCCTTCAACGATCTGATCAGCCTCGTCGGGCAGCTGCAGTTCCAGAAGCGCTGGGCGCAGATCCAGCGCCTGCCGCCCACGTCGGTGCTCGGCCATCTGCTGGTGGTCGCGCTGCTGAGCTGGCTCATTTCGCTCGAGATCGGCGCGGGCGCGCGGCGGCGGCGCAACGATTTTTACGGCGGTCTCTTCCACGACCTGCCCGAGGTGCTGACGCGCGATATCATTTCGCCCGTGAAGCGCTCCGTCAAGGGACTCGACGAGCTGGTCAAGAAGCTGGAACGCCGCGGCGTCGAGGAGAACCTGTTCCCGCTGCTGCCGCCGGCGTGGCGTGACGACGTGCTCTACATGGTCATGGACGAGTTCGAAAACCGCGTCCGCACGAACGGCCGCGTGCGCGTCATCGGCCGCGATCTCGCCGACGCCGAGGGGCGCGACGAGATGGATCCCGTCGACGGCCGCGTCATCGAGGTCTGCGACAAGCTGTCGGCCTACATCGAAGCGCGCGAGTCGATCCGCATCGGCGTGCGCCCCGCGGCGCTGGAAGAAGCGTCCATGCGCCTGTACGATTCTTTCGCCTCGCGCCGGGTGGCCGGCTACGAGGTGAAGGGGCTTTTCGACAGTTTCAAGTAAACGGAGTTTTTATCCGAAGGAGAGAGAGTCCATGATTTACGCGCATATCGACGATGCGAGGAATTACAGCGGCCTCGACGAGGTCTTTGCCTGGGCCGTGCGCCAGCTGGCCCGCGCCGACCTGAAGGAGCTGCCGGTCGGCACGACGGAGCTGATTCCCGGCAAGGCGTGGTTTTCCATCGACGAGCCGGAGACGAAGCCGCTCGAGCGGACGCTTTTCGAGGCGCACCGCGAGTTCGTGGACGTGCAGATGACGCTCGCCGGCGACGAGCTGATCGGCTATGCGCCGCTGGCTCAGGTGACGCCGCTTGGAGAGTACGACGAAAAGCGCGACGTTCAGTTCTTCAAGGGCGAAGGGCTGACGCTGGACTGCACGGGCGGCATGTTCGCCGTCTTCTTCCCCGAGGACGCCCACCGTCCCTGCGTGGCGCCGGGGACGCCGCGGCGGATCCGCAAGATCGTGGCGAAGATCCACCGCTCCCTGATCCCGCACCGGGAACTGCCGTAGCGCCGCGCGGGTGGGAAAATCAAGAGGACAAATTTAAAGAGGGGATGCGGACGACCGGAGAGTCGTCCGCATCCCCTCGTTGTGTTCCGCGCGGGAGAGCTTTTGCAGCGCGTTATTTTTCGCTCTCCGCGGCCTGGGGCGCGCCGTTTTTCGTGCCGGCGGAGGAAATGCTGACGTCCATGTGCGGGTACGCCATGACCAGCCCTTCCTGGGCGAAGGCTTCCTGAATGGCCTCGCGGATCTCGCCGCTGACTTTCATGCCGCTGGCGATCTTCTGGTTGACCCAGAAGTAAAGCGTGAAATCGAGCTCGCTGTCGCCGAAAGCGGCGAAATAGAGCCACGGCGCGGGATTCTTGAGGATCTTGGGATTGGCGTCGGCGATGCGCAGAACTGTGTCGCGGACTTTCTTCGCCGGCGTGCCGTATTCGACGCCGAAGTCGACGCCGACCCGCAGCAGGGCGTCGGACAGGCTCCAGTTGATGAGTTGGTTGTCGAGCAGCTGGCTGTTGGGGACGACGACTTCCTTTTCGTCGAACGTGCGGATCAGCGTGGAACGTACGCCCAGGTCGGTGACGGTGCCGGCGATGCCGGCCACTTCAATGACGTCGCCGAGGCGGAAGGGGCGGTTGAGCGTCAGCAGGATGCCGCCCATGAGGTTCTTGAACATGTTCTGAGCGCCGAAACCGATGGCGATGGCAACGGCGCCGCCGAGGAAGGCGAAGGCCGTCAGCGGTATGCCGACGATGTGAAGCGCCGTCAGGAAGATGGCGATGCCGGCGAGGTAGAACACGAAGCGGTCGAAGGTGCGGCGGCTGGTCTCGTCGAACTTGAAATATTTGCCCACGGCCCACGAGAACATGTGCACCAGTTTGCGGGCCCCCCACGTGCCGAAGACGATGATGGCGAGCGCGATCAGAAATTCCCTGAGGCGCACGGCATAACCGCCGCTCTGCCACAG
This sequence is a window from Pyramidobacter sp. YE332. Protein-coding genes within it:
- a CDS encoding thiamine diphosphokinase, translated to MNKSVCWIAGAGEFYAPAFAPLPGDYVIAADGGYESLRRRGAPIDMVLGDFDSLGYVPEHRNVVRCAPVKDDTDMALAVKEGLARGCERFVLLGGLGGRLAHTLANLQTLMYLSRRGARGFLAGENETATALTDGELRFSAAHRGYLSLFCLSEPACGVTLRGLKYELTDAVLESSVALAVSNEFTGRESSVAVAHGTLVALWQDGRLEEMLRA
- a CDS encoding HD domain-containing protein; protein product: MISKGLMELIFSASSIERWNDHPRTAQFTEIDKQAHKAMIAYFIARAEEDRGRAVDWNRLIANGAFSFLHRVLVTDIKPPVFHRLMQDRAQQRQLNDWVYAQLEPLLSPLGYPLCEQCRAYLGSVPDSLEDRILGAAHYVATRWEFGFIYYWSKPLYGIEKTREEIMGEIEKYRDLAAVGDILSSEHSAFNDLISLVGQLQFQKRWAQIQRLPPTSVLGHLLVVALLSWLISLEIGAGARRRRNDFYGGLFHDLPEVLTRDIISPVKRSVKGLDELVKKLERRGVEENLFPLLPPAWRDDVLYMVMDEFENRVRTNGRVRVIGRDLADAEGRDEMDPVDGRVIEVCDKLSAYIEARESIRIGVRPAALEEASMRLYDSFASRRVAGYEVKGLFDSFK
- a CDS encoding YhcH/YjgK/YiaL family protein, producing MIYAHIDDARNYSGLDEVFAWAVRQLARADLKELPVGTTELIPGKAWFSIDEPETKPLERTLFEAHREFVDVQMTLAGDELIGYAPLAQVTPLGEYDEKRDVQFFKGEGLTLDCTGGMFAVFFPEDAHRPCVAPGTPRRIRKIVAKIHRSLIPHRELP
- a CDS encoding transglycosylase SLT domain-containing protein, whose protein sequence is MKKIIRTLLTFLILTVPPLTAAAQQPSPEEQAAEKFFLSRNWKSIETLLEQREKLSPRALSLAANALWYQSRWGDALEVMEQIGSRYPKSVVPYASLLTALALERTERPREAYQAGLALYQAKSTPRLARYYAMYLLFRLTENVDEKEKWLRRMADATSSDDQEAEMLSELAKLGRMKSADALRLLKLEPRNAAALKIAAKAPSSLQRSYRLGYAAYLDGRYQDGVKFLSQLKWGGAYGESGTYYLAMCWQRLGKPPLAAPLFEKLVFKKDGDYVPRSLSRLSLMIGGPAEKAALAALLKASGDKDAFRAASALYSLATSRWSKAEEARDDYIERFPDGTRANALIWGKGWDAFCRKDYETALKNWKLSAAHPGDLSAARLLYWHVRALNDLGRAGEAEKYEKELGDDHALSIYSFMAFDGGSLKIADAPLPKDLAPAPASELERWGFMTHARMLLTGRNDLPSRMRRSQLARWLGLEGQAYADLHGAIESKLKGREIPRSLLELVYPRPYRAAVEAQAEKFGVDPLLIWSIMKQESSFDPRATSWVGAAGLMQLMPATAAGEAKKIGLKKYSSYNPSDNIAMGASHIGGLIARFKRLDWAVSAYNAGGGNVNKWNAERGGWEQDAWMEGVPFRETNDYVKKVLGNYEVYKKLYGDFYAKQKEKREAARKATPGDQTPPVHE